The nucleotide window ATTGTTGAGTTTGATGGAGCTGCCAAGGGGTTGGTTGTAATTAGTCCCTCAACTTCTTTGTTAAGGGCAATGGCCGGGAATATGTTGGGTATTGAAGAACCAGACACAAAACAAAAAGAAGAAGCTCTGTGTGAGGTAGCGAATATTATAAGTGGAAATATAGCGCCCATGTTTAGTCGTGATAATGAAATTTGTTACATCAACCCGCCCCGGCTTATTGATGGGAAAGGGGATCAGGAATACGCTTTTGATGGAGCTGAAAAAGAATCTGTTCGGGTATTTCTGAATGAAGGAGTAGCGGATATTGAAGTATACTATCAAGTTTAGGAGGCATCATGATAAAAGTATTAGTTATAGACGATTCTGCCTTAGTTCGAAAGCTTCTCACTAAAGAGCTGGGTAAACAGAAAGATATTGAAGTGGTCGGGGCTGCGATTAATCCCTATGTAGCGCGGAAAAAAATTGCAGAACTGAAACCGGATGTGTTGACGTTGGATTTGGAAATGCCCCGAATGGATGGCCTTTCTTTTTTGTCGAAAGTGATGAAACACCATCCCATGCCAGTTGTGGTGGTAAGTTCATTGACACCCAAAAATAGTGAGAATGCATTAACGGCGCTTCGGTTAGGGGCTGTGGATGTTATTTGTAAACCGGGCTCAGCGTATTCGACGAAAGAGATATCTCAAAAAATTATAAAAGCGGTACGGGCGGCTTCGAAGGCCAATGTAAAGTCGGGTTCCAGGAAATTGCAGAAAAGTAAAGAGCCCGTTCAGATAAACAATAATGGAAATGAAAAGGCTCGACTTAAACAGACAACAAAAAAGTTAATTGCGGTGGGAGCATCTACGGGGGGGACCAAAGCTCTTGAAGAAATATTGCCTTCTTTACCTCCACGATTACCCGGTATGGTGATTGTGCAGCATATGCCCCCGGTATTCACGAAAAGTTTTGCTGAACGGTTAGATACGGTGTGCCGGGTAAATGTAAAAGAGGCAGAAGATGGCGACTGGATTCAGCCCGGCCAGATTCTTATTGCCCCCGGCAATTATCATATGCTTGTTCAGAAAAAGGGGGCGAAGTATTACACAAAAATTAAGCAGGGTCCTCCGGTTCACCACCATCGACCGAGTGTGGATGTAATGTTCAACTCTGTGGCTGATGCGGCGGGCGTAAATGCCACTGGTGTTATCTTAACCGGAATGGGATCGGATGGAGCGAAAGGACTCAAGAAAATGAGAGACCAGGGAGCCCATACCATTGGACAAAATGAAGATACTTGTGTGGTATATGGGATGCCGAAGAAAGCGTATGAGATGGATGCCGTTGCCGAAACACTACCGCTAACAAAAATAGCAGCAGCTATTGTGGAAAGAACGAAAGAAAAGGTGGTATAATACCACTTAAAAAGTCATAATAACGAATAATGTAGCTATGGGTGTTAAAATTTTGGTTGTTGATGACAGTCTCATAATGCGCAAAG belongs to Fodinibius sp. Rm-B-1B1-1 and includes:
- a CDS encoding chemotaxis protein CheX translates to MSYSSKIYETAVETFEITCFLFPLEKDEVGNEDNSQFASSGIKTIVEFDGAAKGLVVISPSTSLLRAMAGNMLGIEEPDTKQKEEALCEVANIISGNIAPMFSRDNEICYINPPRLIDGKGDQEYAFDGAEKESVRVFLNEGVADIEVYYQV
- a CDS encoding chemotaxis response regulator protein-glutamate methylesterase yields the protein MIKVLVIDDSALVRKLLTKELGKQKDIEVVGAAINPYVARKKIAELKPDVLTLDLEMPRMDGLSFLSKVMKHHPMPVVVVSSLTPKNSENALTALRLGAVDVICKPGSAYSTKEISQKIIKAVRAASKANVKSGSRKLQKSKEPVQINNNGNEKARLKQTTKKLIAVGASTGGTKALEEILPSLPPRLPGMVIVQHMPPVFTKSFAERLDTVCRVNVKEAEDGDWIQPGQILIAPGNYHMLVQKKGAKYYTKIKQGPPVHHHRPSVDVMFNSVADAAGVNATGVILTGMGSDGAKGLKKMRDQGAHTIGQNEDTCVVYGMPKKAYEMDAVAETLPLTKIAAAIVERTKEKVV